TCGGCATGCTCCGCCTCCAGCGTGGCATGGATGCCGAGGCCATAGCGGCCCTTTGCTCGGGCGAGCGCTTCGCCCCCGAGCCGCTGTCGGACGGCGAGCGCGCGAAGCTCGCGGCCGCGAGCCTCGAAGGCGCGAGCCTCAAAGGTGCTCCTGCCCATGTGGCGGGCGACTTTCCCGAATGGATCGCCCCCTCGCTCGAAGGTCTCCTCGGGAACGATCTGGTTCCGGAGATGCAGGCGCTGGCCACCCGCGCGCCCCTGGACCTGCGCGCCAACACCCTCAAGGTTTCCTCCCGCGAGGAGGCGCACGACGCCCTGCCGCATCTCGGCGCGGTCGAGACCCCGCTCTCGCCCTTGGGCCTGCGGATCGCGCCAAGCGAGGACGGACGCGGCCCCGCCGTGCAGGCGGAGCCCGAATTCATCAAGGGGTGGTACGAGATCCAGGACGAGGGGTCGCAGCTGGCGGCCCTGTTGTCGGCCGTGAAGCCTGGCGAGCAGGTGGTCGATCTGTGCGCCGGGGGCGGCGGCAAGACGCTGGCCCTCGCCGCCATGATGGAGAACCACGGGCAGATCTACGCCACGGACGGCGATACGCGCCGTCTGGCTCCCATCCACGACCGGCTGAGCCGGGCAGGAGTGCGCAATGTCCAGGTGCGCACGCCGAGGGGCGGCGCGGACCCCGTATCCGATCTCGACGGTCGGATCGATTGCGTGCTGGTGGACGCGCCCTGCACGGGCGTGGGCACGTGGCGGCGCAATCCGGACGCCAAATGGCGCCTGCGCCCGGGCAGCCTGGATGTGAGGCGCAAAGAGCAGGCGACCGTTCTCGACCGCGCGGCCGCCCTGGTGAAGCCGGGAGGACGGATCGTCTACATCACCTGCTCGATCCTGCCCGAGGAGAACGACGAGGCACTCGAAGGCCTGCTGCAGCGCGATCCCGGTTTCGAGACGGTGAAGGCCGAGGCTCTCCTCGCCGCGGCGGGCTTGTCGAACCTCTCCCCCCATGTCCGCCTCACGAAGCACGGGATTCAGCTGACGCCCAGGACGACCGGAACCGACGGTTTCTTCGTGGCTGCGCTGAAGCGCCGCCCATAGTGGGAATGGGCCTGGTCGATGGCCGACAGAATTGAGCCCTTTCCTCGATATCCGACTGTCGGAGACATCGGCCTCGAGCCCGGGGCGGGTTCTACAGCGTCGGGCGTGAAGTCGAACTCACGTCCGACGCTGTCAGTCTATGGTCTTGAGCATCTTTTCGCGCAAAACCGGTGCCCACTTCTGCGTTCGAGGCTCTAAAATCCCATTGCCGGAGCGGAGCGCCGCGCTGGGGCCGCCGCGCCGGGGCCGGAACCTTG
This window of the Microvirga sp. TS319 genome carries:
- a CDS encoding RsmB/NOP family class I SAM-dependent RNA methyltransferase gives rise to the protein MTPAARISAAVEVLDDIESRRRPAAEALKDWGLSHRFAGSKDRAAIASLVYDALRRKASAAWIMGENAPRAVMLGMLRLQRGMDAEAIAALCSGERFAPEPLSDGERAKLAAASLEGASLKGAPAHVAGDFPEWIAPSLEGLLGNDLVPEMQALATRAPLDLRANTLKVSSREEAHDALPHLGAVETPLSPLGLRIAPSEDGRGPAVQAEPEFIKGWYEIQDEGSQLAALLSAVKPGEQVVDLCAGGGGKTLALAAMMENHGQIYATDGDTRRLAPIHDRLSRAGVRNVQVRTPRGGADPVSDLDGRIDCVLVDAPCTGVGTWRRNPDAKWRLRPGSLDVRRKEQATVLDRAAALVKPGGRIVYITCSILPEENDEALEGLLQRDPGFETVKAEALLAAAGLSNLSPHVRLTKHGIQLTPRTTGTDGFFVAALKRRP